A single genomic interval of Lathyrus oleraceus cultivar Zhongwan6 chromosome 7, CAAS_Psat_ZW6_1.0, whole genome shotgun sequence harbors:
- the LOC127103751 gene encoding uncharacterized protein LOC127103751, which translates to MDNDDCGLFSIVHSCKANAYTSPTTILETLPPPKILITTSTTPNNIIAPKNATPSYFDDFSLTQENRLVSFSPLKPNDFIELDKLKINFNPTTIIPAHTTTIPNIITPTTTTLATPTTITTTSIHVPTHISTTTITRRINHDSNQISNLFDFPTLIREQQMQQIDITGPEKTKSNFNPTTIIHIPSINNLTTNIPTPISSTFTNPNLSTNIFTPNATTIAPSITTMINTNTSCHGTNNYHEIYNFPNLFEQQHIHRNQNNQLSALKSVDCIGITTAHFDLAYNHPSISKKYAKESNQLPIIQPHTGSQILSYTDPQGELSKKRKKVFNNQKIVEWHMSIEKLSEDPWKWRKYGKKPIKGSQHPRLIVSTTTLDKVSLVKLKKNRTTTDVTLS; encoded by the exons ATGGATAATGATGATTGTGGTCTATTTTCCATTGTGCATAGCTGCAAAGCTAATGCCTATACTTCTCCTACCACCATTCTTGAAACTCTTCCTCCACCTAAAATCTTAATAACCACCTCCACCACTCCCAATAACATCATAGCTCCTAAAAACGCCACACCATCTTACTTTGATGATTTTTCTTTAACCCAAGAAAATAGATTAGTCAGTTTTTCCCCACTTAAACCAAATGATTTTATAGAACTAgacaaattaaaaatcaatttcAATCCCACCACTATTATCCCCGCCCACACCACAACTATCCCTAATATCATCACCCCCACCACTACTACCCTAGCTACCCCGACCACCATTACTACAACCAGCATCCATGTCCCTACCCACATAAGCACCACTACCATCACTCGTAGAATTAATCATGACTCCAATCAAATTTCAAATTTGTTTGATTTCCCAACACTCATTAGAGAACAACAAATGCAACAAATCGATATTACTGGACCGGAAAAAACAAAGTCTAACTTCAATCCAACCACCATTATCCATATCCCTTCCATCAATAACCTTACCACCAATATTCCCACACCCATTAGTTCCACCTTCACTAACCCCAACCTTTCAACAAACATTTTTACCCCAAATGCCACAACCATTGCACCTTCCATCACTACCATGATTAACACTAACACTAGTTGTCATGGAACCAATAACTATCATGAGATATATAACTTCCCAAATCTCTTTGAACAACAACATATCCATCGAAATCAAAACAATCAACTTTCTGCTCTCAAGTCTGTCGATTGTATTGGAATCACAACAGCTCATTTTGATCTTGCATATAATCATCCATCAATTTCAAAGAAATATGCAAAAGAGAGCAATCAACTACCTATTATACAACCCCATACTGGTTCTCAAATTTTATCATATACAGACCCACAAGGAGAACTATCCAAAAAAAGGAAAAA AGTGTTCAACAATCAAAAGATAGTAGAATGGCATATGAGTATAGAGAAGTTAAGTGAAGATCCATGGAAATGGAGAAAGTATGGAAAAAAACCTATTAAAGGATCTCAACATCCAAG GTTGATAGTAAGTACAACAACCCTTGATAAAGTCAGTTTGGTAAAACTAAAAAAAAATC GGACTACTACAGATGTAACACTTTCATAA
- the LOC127103752 gene encoding nudix hydrolase 2-like, which produces MDSTVSFNLIYSKQGKKGIWINLPLQHSNLVHSAVQAGFRYHHAESDYLMLVYWIPDTPDSIPANASHRVGVGAFVVNNKREVLVVQETSGRFGGTGVWKMPTGAVNEGEDICDAVIREVKEETGVETKAHMVLVAFSSSLNSQDSCSFAGTGIQTCDGSNGGDNLSASSL; this is translated from the exons ATGGACTCAACAG tttcatttaatttaatttattcAAAACAGGGAAAAAAGGGTATATGGATCAATTTACCCTTGCAACATTCAAACCTTGTTCATTCTGCTGTCCAG GCTGGATTTAGGTACCATCATGCCGAGTCGGATTACTTGATGCTTGTATATTGGATCCCTGATACCCCTGATAGCATTCCTGCAAACGCGTCACACCGTGTCGGCGTTGGTGCTTTTGTTGTCAATAACAAGAGAGAG GTGCTTGTGGTTCAGGAAACCAGTGGTAGATTTGGAGGCACAGGTGTATGGAAGATGCCTACAGGAGCTGTGAATGAA GGTGAAGATATTTGTGATGCTGTAATTAGAGAAGTGAAGGAAGAGACAGGG GTTGAAACAAAGGCACATATGGTACTTGTTGCATTCTCAAGTTCGTTAAACAGTCAGGACAGCTGCTCCTTTGCAGGAACTGGCATCCAAACATGTGATGGCAGCAATGGTGGAGATAATTTGTCAGCATCAAGCCTCTGA
- the LOC127103753 gene encoding uncharacterized protein LOC127103753 — MAFTSSLTSHFLSLPNKNPSLTPFQSQPFFFPTLHPKPLLSSPTSISTVASASSSKNPSSNNNPKQSRQDEVVEVEVEEELPWIQEKALDLVEFTGSVTQAIPGPRVGPTSLPWILAVPLGYAGLTFVIAFVKTVRKFSSPKAQRRKLIMKVVLSFHFAGWKNLMEIHFSVCWLTILLTSSACVIDFK, encoded by the exons ATGGCTTTCACTTCTTCTCTCACTTCCCATTTTCTCTCTCTCCCAAACAAAAACCCATCCCTAACCCCTTTTCAATCTCAACCCTTCTTTTTCCCTACACTCCACCCAAAACCACTCTTATCATCACCTACTTCAATCTCAACCGTTGCTTCAGCGTCATCATCGAAAAACCCTTCCAGTAACAATAACCCTAAACAATCTAGACAAGATGAAGTTGTTGAGGTTGAAGTAGAAGAGGAACTTCCGTGGATTCAAGAAAAAGCTCTCGACCTCGTTGAGTTCACCGGTTCTGTTACCCAAGCGATTCCCGGTCCGAGAGTGGGTCCCACTTCGTTGCCGTGGATTCTCGCCGTTCCTCTTGGTTATGCTGGTCTCACTTTCGTTATCGCGTTTGTTAAAACCGTTAGGAAATTCAGTTCTCCCAAAGCACAACGCAGGAAATTG ATCATGAAAGTAGTTCTTAGCTTTCATTTTGCTGGCTGGAAAAATCTCATGGAAATTCATTTTTCTGTTTGCTGGCTTACCATACTTTTGACTTCCTCTGCATGTGTCATTGATTTTAAGTAA